DNA sequence from the Hoylesella buccalis ATCC 35310 genome:
GATACGCACAAGGCATGGAATGTCATGCCAACCGTTCAAAACGGAAAGAAATGCAATCTGTTGGTTCATGATGAATGTTTTAAATTATCCCGCAAATCAAATGGAAACAAGAAGTAGTTTGAGCCGGTCTCTGCATACAAACAGAGGCTTAGAAAAGCTTGAGCCGTATGAGGGGAAACTCTCATGTACGGTTCTTAGGGGGGAAGAGGGCAGCAATGCCCTTGACCTACCCGATCGACCATCGGACTTGGAGCAGCGCAACGGGCGTGCTGTGCGCAAGGGAAACCTTATCGCCAAGGAGTTTGCGGACAATAAAGTTGATGTGATTATCTATGCCGTGGAACGGTCGCTGGACAGCTACAAGTTCAACCTGCTGCACAACAAGCAGCTTTTCATCAACCAACTAAAGACAAACACGCTTGGTAGTCGTACCATTGATGAGGGTTCGATGGACGAGGACAGCGGTATGAACTTCTCAGAATATGTAGCAGTACTTTCAGGCAACACCGACCTTTTGGAGAAAGCAAGATTGGATAAGAAGATTACCACCTTGGAATCAGAGCGCAAGAATTTCCTCCGTGAGCGTGATGCCGCAACGGGCAAGCTGGCGGAGATTGAGAGTTCCGTGTCCTTCCATTCGGATAAAATCAAGGAAGCGCAGGCTGACTTGGCTTGCTTTGAGCAGCGCATGGAGCGTGATACGGAGGGACTGCCCGTCAATAAACTGACAATCAAAGGTGTAGAGGACAGCACCGACATAAAGGTCATCGCCGCTCGTCTGCACGAGATAGAGGAAAAGGCTCGTACCAAGAGCGAGTACAACAAGATTGGCGAGGTTTACGGCTTTTCCATCATGGTCAAGACGGAGAGCACTTCCAAGGACTTGTTCGACTGCTCGGTGAACCGCTTTTTTGTCAAGGGACAGGAAAGCATCTACTATACCTATAATAACGGTAAGTTAGCGGCAGACCCGAAACTTGCCTGCGAGAACTTCGTAAATGCCTTGGAGCGTATCCCTAAGGTGATAGAGTCACATGAGAAGGAAATGGCAAAGGTTGCAGCCAATAAAGACGTTTATACCAACATTGCCAATAGTTCATGGAAGAGGGAGGACGAACTACGTGCGCTCAAAGGAGAAGCAGCCGAGCTGGATAGGCGGATTGCACTTACGCTTGCACCGCCGGAGGAGGAAAAAGAAGAGACGGAAAAAGTAAACCAAGGAGAGAATTTGTCTAACAACAATCACTCAGCTGGAGTAAAGAACGAGAGTTATCCTACTCATGACAAGGAAGAAGACAATCGTTCACAAAACTTCAGACCCAAATGGAGACACTAAACGCATGTTTATTATCCAATGGAAGCAAAAATGTCTTACTTTCATTTTTTTAGTAGACATAAATAAAGTACGGGAATATTGCAATTGAAATTCCCGTACAAAATTATTGCCAGATAGATTCCCTATTCCAATGGTCTGGAAAACCTATCTTATAAATAGGAATGTCCGGATTTTTCTCTATCAGTGAGATTGTCTTTCTCTTATATGTATCTCCAGCATTGATAGCATTGCACAAGTATAACATGGAAGTAATGATTAGAAATGGCTTCTTTTTAGAGAATTCCGAAAGAGGATGTTGCAGCCAAATGCCTCTTGGATTACTAATATCCATTGGACGTTTTACCATATTTCGACTCCATACTCTTGAATGATGGGCGACAATATTTCTCAAATAGGAGATGGCTTCAAGCCAGCTTGAGAGTTCTGTATGCATATTAAGTCCGAATTCATTGGCAATTCTTGCCTTTTCCGGTAACTGATGATTAAGATTCTTATATATCTTTGAAAGTGTTCCAAAAGTCGCAACTTCAAAAATAATCCATGCGTCAGGCTGTTGGGTAAGAGATATACATTTTCTGTCCTCCCACACTCCATATTTGCATTTGTAGTCTTTTATGAAAATCTCACTGCTACGCATAAACTCGCCCATCAGATCATGTATATGTTGCTGTTGGAGCTCTTCATTGTTGAAAAGTCCCTTATCCATATAGTACAGCCCACCGTATGATTGTGAAAGATGATAAATCATCTTCGTCCGCAACGCAATCTCTATGGCTTCAATGGCATCGAACAAGATAAGACGCAACTCCTTATCAAAGAAATATCGTGCGATAACGTCCTTAAAATTGGCGTCATTCTTGAATATATGCCGTTCTTTGTCTGTTTGCATATCCCACCAATACCCCTTCAAACGGTAGTAGCTGATATGACTTAAATGAAGATGGGCAAACTCCTCATCTTCTATAATCATGCCTCTATGCTTCAGTAAATCGATTTGTTCCTGAATGGAACGTGATTCTTTATTCGCCATAGTATCTATAAAAAAAATGACTCGCCAGCAGATCTTACGGTATGCCAAGCGAGTACTGTTATCTTTGAGTGTGGAAATCCACAACTAACTTTCTGATTGCAAAGGTAAGTATTTTTTTTGTTTCAGCAAAATAATTGCAGATATTTTTTAAGTGATAAAAATTACCAATCATCTCGCTTCCGTACCATTTTATCTATCTCTTCCCGAAGAAAAAGTAACCTGCCATTGGCTTTAAGATAGGGAATTTTTCCTGCCCACACCCAATTATAGATGGTCTTTTGTTCTACTTTGAGTATCTTGGATACATCTATGATATCCAGATATTCCGGTTTCAGGGGAGGATGGACAGTTGTATCAACAGATTGCTCTTGCAGGATCAGCAGGCGGTCGAGTTTATCCTCGACGCTTATCAGCTTGTCGAACAGGCGTTTTTGCCAAGTGTCTTCGGTTTTATAATCTATGTACGGCATAGTTCTCCTTTTTGATAGTTACCATTGGTATCTTGTGCCAAGATACGTTGTTCTTTCATATAGGCGATGTACTTCTTTGCGGTTCTTTCCTTGATTTCCATTTCGCGCATCAGAACCTCACAAAGCTCTTGGTAAGTGAGCTTGAAAGAATTTCGGAAGGCTTCTTTGACAACGGCAATGAGTTCATCAGCCTTGCGCTTTTCCTTGTCCTCTTTAGATTTCTCGCCACGATAGACGTGCATGTCCTCAGCCTTATCCCAGCCGAAAAGCATCATCGGTACGTCCAACGGACTTCCGTCACGGACTTTCAGAGCTTTCACCACAGAGTATTCAGGATTGTCATCTTTCTCTATGGAGAGAATGCCTGCCGCCTTGCGTTGAAGTTCGGAGCCAATATGCCCACGGAGTTTGATACCATTTGGCACGAAGTGCAGCACGCAGATGATGCAGGTGTTGTAAATCCCTGCCAGACGGTAAAGCTCATCCACGATGGCAATGCTTTCCGTTTCATCGTTGGCGGAACGTATCAAGTCAGCTATGCCGTCAATCACCACAAGATGGATGCCCCCATGCTTGTGGTGAAACAAATCCATACTCTCACGGATAAGTTTCAACCGGTCTTTGCGGGAGAGCGAAGCAAGATACAGAGAATGATAATACTCAGGTACTGTTGCCTGTGAAGCCCGACGGAGTGTCTTGCCTAAATTCTTATGAAGTTGTGCCTCTGACTGTTCTGTGTCATAGTGCAGGACTGCCAAGCCTTTGGGATTGGCGGTAATCTCCAAGCCCAAGGTTTTCTCTATTGGCAGTTGTTCTACTCCCAATGTTCCAGCAAGAATGGCTCCTACATAGTTACTCTTGCCCGTACCTTCTCCTCCGGTGATGCAGAATAGATTGTCTTGGGTTCCCAATGGGACACCATTCACAGCCACCACCGATTTGGAAATGTCAGGAGGGTTTTCGTAGTCTATTTCGCAGGAGCGCACCATCATCATGGTTTGGCTGTATAGGTCTGCAAACATCTTGGCAAGCAGTTCTTTCAGTTCCTTTGCCCCATTGCCCAAAGCAAAGAAATCAGAAATATCCTTTTCCGTCTTGGTTCCACTAAGAGGAAGTGTAAGATTCAACACCTTGAATTCTACTAAATGTTCAGCCTGTTTATGCGCCTCCCTTACACCAGTTTCATCCGCATCATACAAGAGTATGATATGCCGAAAGCGAAGTTGAAGACTCTCAAGGATGCTTGTCGGTATTTGTGCCGTTTCACTGTTGAAGCATATCGCATTGAAGCCGTGTGCATATAACGAGAGCACATCCTTTTCTCCACCTGTGATGAAAAGAATATCACCTTTGGTGGGAATCTGCTCCATACCGAAGCAATAGGTGACAGGCATTCTTCCACCATAGAGAAAGCGGATTTTCAGACTGTGTGGTCGGTATATCTTTACATAGCCGTTTCCGATATAGGCAAATATCGGTTCTGTCGGTGAACTGTGAAGTTCAAACTTCTTGCCCTCGGCAGATACGCTCTCATACCGTTTAAGACTCCGTACCCGAAACTGCCGGAGTGTATCTTCATGGATACCATAATGCGCCCAATAGTTCAGCAGTCCATCGTCAAATGGCTGTATCTCGAAACTATATGGTCGTTCTTCCGTCCGCTTGGTCTTTTCGACCGTAGGACTGGAGGCTATAGGATTTTTATATGACGGTGTGATATGCTTGTTATGCTTTTCGGCATCACATAAAGAATACAATCCAAGTTCTTGTACGATGATTTCCAAGACCTCGGGAAAATTCGTTTTCAAATTCAAACTACGCAACGTTGCCACAAACCAGAAGCAATCCCCTGAATAGGTGGTATCGCCATGATCATAAAATTTATAAGAAGAAGTTTTCCTATCATAGTAGATATGACAGGAAGCCCGTTTGTCGTCATAGAAGGGGCTACGGAAGTTTCGGTGAAGATTCACCTCAAAACCAAGGAAATGGGAAAATACATTCAAACCTCCTTGGGTAAGCAAAAGAATCTGTTCTTTTTCTATCATAGTTGTCTGTTTTTAGGGTTAAGACATGAACTCATGATAAGATTGTCCTTAAAACGGTTGAGCCGACCAAGAACCTCGTCATTCCTCATACCGGAAACACGGAGGCGGTTGCATTTCGTGGCAATCACGATAGACTTGAAAAAATAACGCACATCACCACCTTCTGTGTAGCGATACCTCACCAACTGCTTCTTGCGCCAACGGTAAAGGGTGGACTCTGAAACATTCAGAGTCCCGATAAGGTCTTTCGTGGTCATCTCCAGCTCGTCGTCAATGTCTTGGATAAGACGGGAGGTGCGCTCAACATACTGCTCAATTCGGTTGAGCCTGTCTATCAGTTCTTGATAGGCTTGGCTTTCTACTGCTATTATTTCCATATGTCATCACAGTTTGGTTTGTAAGATAATGTGCTGCGGTCCCAATTCCTTGGCGAGATCCATTATCTTTCCATAAGTCTCTTCATCAAACACGTCTATGCCCAGTCGGATAAATGGGGGTGGTATTTCTCTTCTTCTCCTTGCAATAGATGCAAGCAGATCACTCTCATCCATTTCCAAAACTTTGGCATAGCTGCAAATTTGTACTATACTCATGGATACGGCTCCTGTTTCCCATCTTGAGATGGTACTTGAGCTAACTTTCAGTTTTTCAGCGATATACTCCTGTGAGTATCCTTCATGCTCTCGCTTTTCCTTTAGGGTTTTGTGCAACTGTTTCATATGTATAAAGTTACAAAGACACCTAAATTTGAGCAACCCGCCACATTCAAATGTTTGCATCCCATGCAAGGTGGCTTGCATTAGGTGCAGATGAATATGATGAGCGATGTCAACATGGGATGATTTAATTGGTTTGTTTTCTAGAATTCATAAACGAAAATACATTGTAATAACAATCATTCCAGAACAAAATCAAATAATTTTGAGAAAATCCCTCCAGTGCAAGGTGCAAGTCCCCTTATATATAGGGGCTTGCACCTTGCACTGGAAAGTGTAGCAGTAAAATATCTAAATCTTTATGGTAC
Encoded proteins:
- a CDS encoding Abi family protein; amino-acid sequence: MANKESRSIQEQIDLLKHRGMIIEDEEFAHLHLSHISYYRLKGYWWDMQTDKERHIFKNDANFKDVIARYFFDKELRLILFDAIEAIEIALRTKMIYHLSQSYGGLYYMDKGLFNNEELQQQHIHDLMGEFMRSSEIFIKDYKCKYGVWEDRKCISLTQQPDAWIIFEVATFGTLSKIYKNLNHQLPEKARIANEFGLNMHTELSSWLEAISYLRNIVAHHSRVWSRNMVKRPMDISNPRGIWLQHPLSEFSKKKPFLIITSMLYLCNAINAGDTYKRKTISLIEKNPDIPIYKIGFPDHWNRESIWQ
- a CDS encoding helix-turn-helix domain-containing protein, with the translated sequence MPYIDYKTEDTWQKRLFDKLISVEDKLDRLLILQEQSVDTTVHPPLKPEYLDIIDVSKILKVEQKTIYNWVWAGKIPYLKANGRLLFLREEIDKMVRKRDDW
- a CDS encoding bifunctional DNA primase/helicase translates to MIEKEQILLLTQGGLNVFSHFLGFEVNLHRNFRSPFYDDKRASCHIYYDRKTSSYKFYDHGDTTYSGDCFWFVATLRSLNLKTNFPEVLEIIVQELGLYSLCDAEKHNKHITPSYKNPIASSPTVEKTKRTEERPYSFEIQPFDDGLLNYWAHYGIHEDTLRQFRVRSLKRYESVSAEGKKFELHSSPTEPIFAYIGNGYVKIYRPHSLKIRFLYGGRMPVTYCFGMEQIPTKGDILFITGGEKDVLSLYAHGFNAICFNSETAQIPTSILESLQLRFRHIILLYDADETGVREAHKQAEHLVEFKVLNLTLPLSGTKTEKDISDFFALGNGAKELKELLAKMFADLYSQTMMMVRSCEIDYENPPDISKSVVAVNGVPLGTQDNLFCITGGEGTGKSNYVGAILAGTLGVEQLPIEKTLGLEITANPKGLAVLHYDTEQSEAQLHKNLGKTLRRASQATVPEYYHSLYLASLSRKDRLKLIRESMDLFHHKHGGIHLVVIDGIADLIRSANDETESIAIVDELYRLAGIYNTCIICVLHFVPNGIKLRGHIGSELQRKAAGILSIEKDDNPEYSVVKALKVRDGSPLDVPMMLFGWDKAEDMHVYRGEKSKEDKEKRKADELIAVVKEAFRNSFKLTYQELCEVLMREMEIKERTAKKYIAYMKEQRILAQDTNGNYQKGELCRT
- a CDS encoding MerR family transcriptional regulator — its product is MEIIAVESQAYQELIDRLNRIEQYVERTSRLIQDIDDELEMTTKDLIGTLNVSESTLYRWRKKQLVRYRYTEGGDVRYFFKSIVIATKCNRLRVSGMRNDEVLGRLNRFKDNLIMSSCLNPKNRQL
- a CDS encoding helix-turn-helix domain-containing protein, encoding MKQLHKTLKEKREHEGYSQEYIAEKLKVSSSTISRWETGAVSMSIVQICSYAKVLEMDESDLLASIARRRREIPPPFIRLGIDVFDEETYGKIMDLAKELGPQHIILQTKL